Proteins from one Elephas maximus indicus isolate mEleMax1 chromosome 12, mEleMax1 primary haplotype, whole genome shotgun sequence genomic window:
- the RHBDD2 gene encoding rhomboid domain-containing protein 2 isoform X2 — MAALAASGPRCRSWCLCPEVPSATFFTALLSLLVSGPRLFLLQPPLAPSGLSLRSEALRSWQVLLNMPTSDGVTYCYSIDLSEQVALKLDQKFPFSLMRRVSMFKYISGSSAERRAAQSRKLNPVPGSYPTQSCHPHLSPGYPVTQMQDTNGQKLSPWPTCSPGHMPTLPPYQPASGLCYVQNHFGPTPNSSGVYPASAGASLGVQHPAPLSCPGMVYSGSLSTPVSAGTKECSRVPIP; from the exons ATGGCGGCGTTGGCGGCCTCGGGGCCCAGGTGTCGGAGCTGGTGTTTGTGCCCCGAGGTGCCATCCGCCACCTTCTTTACCGCGCTGCTCTCGCTGCTGGTGTCCGGACCCCGCCTGTTCCTGCTGCAGCCGCCCCTGGCGCCCTCgggcctctcgctgcggtcggaGGCCCTGCGCAGCTGGCAAG TTTTGCTTAATATGCCGACCTCAGATGGCGTCACTTACTGCTATTCCATCGACCTCTCGGAGCAGGTAGCACTGAAGCTCGATCAGAAGTTCCCCTTCAGCCTGATGAGGAGGGTATCGATGTTCAAGTACATCTCAGGGTCTTCAGCTGAAAGAAGGGCAGCCCAGAGCCGGAA GCTGAATCCTGTGCCCGGCTCCTACCCTACTCAGAGTTGCCACCCTCACCTCTCCCCAGGCTACCCTGTCACCCAGATGCAGGACACCAATGGCCAGAAGCTTTCCCCCTGGCCGACCTGCTCTCCTGGGCACATGCCCACCCTGCCTCCGTACCAGCCTGCCTCTGGCCTGTGTTACGTGCAGAACCATTTTGGCCCAACCCCCAACTCCTCTGGCGTCTACCCGGCTTCAGCGGGTGCCTCTCTGGGGGTCCAGCACCCCGCCCCCCTCAGCTGCCCTGGCATGGTGTATTCTGGGTCCCTGAGCACTCCGGTGTCCGCTGGCACCAAGGAATGCTCAAGGGTCCCAATTCCCTGA
- the RHBDD2 gene encoding rhomboid domain-containing protein 2 isoform X1, producing MAALAASGPRCRSWCLCPEVPSATFFTALLSLLVSGPRLFLLQPPLAPSGLSLRSEALRSWQVYRLVTYIFVYENPVSLLCGAIIIWRFAGSFERSVGTVRHCFFTLVFTVISAIIYLSFEAVSSLTKLGEVEDARGFTPVAFAMLGVSSVRSRMRRALVFGVVVPSVLVPWLLLGISWLIPQTSFLSNVCGLVIGLTYGVTYCYSIDLSEQVALKLDQKFPFSLMRRVSMFKYISGSSAERRAAQSRKLNPVPGSYPTQSCHPHLSPGYPVTQMQDTNGQKLSPWPTCSPGHMPTLPPYQPASGLCYVQNHFGPTPNSSGVYPASAGASLGVQHPAPLSCPGMVYSGSLSTPVSAGTKECSRVPIP from the exons ATGGCGGCGTTGGCGGCCTCGGGGCCCAGGTGTCGGAGCTGGTGTTTGTGCCCCGAGGTGCCATCCGCCACCTTCTTTACCGCGCTGCTCTCGCTGCTGGTGTCCGGACCCCGCCTGTTCCTGCTGCAGCCGCCCCTGGCGCCCTCgggcctctcgctgcggtcggaGGCCCTGCGCAGCTGGCAAG TTTACAGGCTGGTGACCTACATCTTTGTGTATGAGAACCCAGTCTCCCTGCTCTGCGGTGCTATCATCATCTGGCGCTTTGCTGGCAGTTTTGAGAGAAGCGTGGGCACCGTCCGCCACTGCTTCTTCACCTTGGTCTTCACCGTCATCTCCGCTATCATCTACCTGTCGTTTGAGGCCGTGTCATCGCTGACAAagttgggggaggtggaggatgcCAGAGGTTTCACCCCGGTGGCTTTTGCCATGTTGGGAGTCAGCTCTGTCCGTTCTCGCATGAGACGGGCCCTGGTGTTTGGGGTGGTTGTGCCCTCAGTCCTGGTACCATGGCTTCTGCTGGGCATCTCGTGGCTCATTCCCCAGACCTCTTTCCTCAGTAATGTCTGTGGACTTGTAATTGGGCTAACAT ATGGCGTCACTTACTGCTATTCCATCGACCTCTCGGAGCAGGTAGCACTGAAGCTCGATCAGAAGTTCCCCTTCAGCCTGATGAGGAGGGTATCGATGTTCAAGTACATCTCAGGGTCTTCAGCTGAAAGAAGGGCAGCCCAGAGCCGGAA GCTGAATCCTGTGCCCGGCTCCTACCCTACTCAGAGTTGCCACCCTCACCTCTCCCCAGGCTACCCTGTCACCCAGATGCAGGACACCAATGGCCAGAAGCTTTCCCCCTGGCCGACCTGCTCTCCTGGGCACATGCCCACCCTGCCTCCGTACCAGCCTGCCTCTGGCCTGTGTTACGTGCAGAACCATTTTGGCCCAACCCCCAACTCCTCTGGCGTCTACCCGGCTTCAGCGGGTGCCTCTCTGGGGGTCCAGCACCCCGCCCCCCTCAGCTGCCCTGGCATGGTGTATTCTGGGTCCCTGAGCACTCCGGTGTCCGCTGGCACCAAGGAATGCTCAAGGGTCCCAATTCCCTGA